CTATTcttacggggtagaggtaaggctgtctacgtCTTACCCTCGTCAGACCCtatcttagctttgctattggtgggatatactgaGTATAATGATGATGATCAGTTGATAAGTTACCTAAGACAAAAGAGGCTGCAAGTGTGCCACCATGTTGGCCTTCTACAGCTGGTTTGTTTCTCCAACTGACATACCTGCTGGATTTGCTTATCTGGCATTCTTCATCCTACAACATCATCACAAACCAGAATAATGATAATAAGAATGTTTTGTGAATATTTTGTCAGTGAAAGTCATTTTTCTAGTAAAGAAAAAACACTAGTGGTACCATGTTACTCTGCAAACTTGAGATGATCTTTGTCAGCAGAATAATATTATGTTACTAAGTTTTATTGTGGTGAGAGGATGATGCATGTCATCCTATTTATATATGTCAATATACAACCCACCTGGATAGAATTGTCTAGACATCTTGAAAGTGATTGCATCCAACCGCTATTATAAAttttattagagttaattactcgGAGCCTCTACGTGCAAAATGACTACTTTACCTTTAatgataacaaacaaacaaaaaataatCAGTTagttttacatatgtttaataaaaaaatttaacaaaaaataaTCAGTTAAATGATTATTGTTTTTGAGAAGAGTACTTGATCATATTTTTCCAGTTAGGGTATGATTTTAGTGCTTTAATAGCATGCATGAGTGCATCAAAATAGTGGTCTCTAGAAAGTAGAAATAGTGTGAAGTTGAAGATGATTAGCTAATCATAGGATGGCTTAATCAAGTTATAAATGATGGTTATGGAGAAAGTCGATGTCTTATTGACAATTCAAGGAGATACAGTCACATAAGATATAACTACTATTTATATAAGTTTTCTTTATAACTTGATATTATAAGCTGAGGGACTTCACTTTTTATATCTAATaatacacccccccccccacccccccaccccccccccacacacatatatataggattaatgctaatgtatatatgtgtacaACTTAACAAATTATATATGATTAGCTATTTATGAAGGCTTTTGCACCGTATCTAGAGTGAGCATAACGTAAGATAGAACGATGAAACATAGTTGTATAAAACAATACATGTTACTCGTTTACCACCAATTTGCGCCGGCCATATCATGTGATCTTTGTCTTTGTTTCAACACAATTATGATCATATCTCCTTCTCGTGAGGGGCATTTGTGGGCACCATTGCTACTAGGTTATATCAACCTCCCATCTAGTCAATACCAAACAATTCATTAACACGTACTATTTCCCTCAAACCGTGGTGATAGGGGTATGACCCTCGAATCACCGGTTCAAAACAAACAATAAAATTTAAGATAGTTCTACGGCTCGTTTGGATACAGATTCACCACCAAACGAAACGGTAGGGCTGCGACGTCTAACCGAAGATACAGATACACCACTACGGTTAGAGAATCGTGTCTAAGTTCACCACCCAACGCGCCACGGTTGAGCTAGCATAGACGAATTAATTAACCCACAAACATGAGATAATTAACACAAGAAAAAATTCATTCTAAAACTCAGTGCCTTCATTGATTGTCCTTTACCAAATACATATAGAAAATATAAAACAAACTGGTGATAACCTACCACTACTCACGAACAAATCTAGTACTACATTTTAAGCTAAAAGTACAATTAACTAAAGCATAAGAAATAAACTAAAATAAAGTGCTAGACCTTTTTTAAGCAAAACATGGGGACATGGGGTTGCATGGAGTGATCATGCATAACTGCTAAAATCTTCCAACGAGCCGACTGAAATATGTTGACCCACATTTTCTCCATCTGGGTCAGGTCGGGTCGGGTCGCGGGTCTACGGACTTGGATTTTTTTCACTCCAACCGGATCCGTTATGGATTGCCTATCATTCTCTTCGTCTTTGAGAAAGTTTGTCCTCAAACTTGGAAAAGAAAAATCAGGCGGCGGCTCAGGAGGTATTTCCGGTGGATATCCGATGGCGTATAGTTTGAAACGAAATTGGGATGGGTACCATAACAAATGGTTCATGGCATGAGATAATATCTTGTGTTGTACCCCTTGCTTTGGTGGTGGTTCAGGAGGAATTTCCTTCATATAGTGCACACCATTGTTATTTATCTGTATATTGCCATGTAGAGTTCCCATGATTGTAAATACACAATCCAAAACACGTACAATTTCTTGTGGACAATAACCATATAGCTTAATTAAGCTCATTGTTGGAGTCAGTGTAGGGACCACCGAAATCTGATTCAAAGCCTCATTGTTGGAGTCAGACTTGGTAAGAACATCAAGTGCATTTTCAGCCGAACTTTTACTAAAAACATTAGAGTTCATTTGTGTAAGTTGTCCACCATCatcttcttttttatttttcaattctTTGAACACCAAAAATTCAATATTTGAGCCATCTTCCCTGGGCGTGCCATTATCACAATCATCATCGGTTATTGCTACCTGCTCTTTAATAGGTTGAAATTCGTTTAAGGCTGATCTGGCGGGAGTTATTGGCGTGAGGGTAATTTTTCGATTGTTATGAACAAACGAGTATGTGTTCTTGAACCCGTCATGTATTACCCTTCTATCAAATAGCCAAGGCCTGCCTAATAACACATGACAAACATCCATGGGCAATACATCACACCAAATCTCATCTACATATATGTTACCAATACTGAATGTTAATAAGACCCGATTGGAGACTAGAATACCTTCTCCCTCATTGAGCCACTCAAGAATGTACGGTGATGGGTGCGGTACAGTTGCGAGCTTCAATTTTGAAACCAAAGTTTGGGAAGCGATGCTGGTACAACAACCTCCATCGACAATCATAGTACACACTTTTCCGGCTACGGTGCATCGAGTTTGGAAAATAGTCTCTCGTTGAAATTCTCCTTTGTGATCTAATGAACTGTTGAGGATTCTTCGAACCACCATTTGAAGTGGTTAACCAAGGCTGCCCTTTGAAGATCAGAACAAAAAAATTATACCTGCAACCGGTTTTCTTTTGGGTGTTTTACAGAGTAGAGAATCGGGATGAAGCGAGATGGAAACGAGCCGAGCTCTAATACCAAGTGATAGGGGTATGACCCTCGAATCACCGGTTCAAAACAAACAATAAAATTTAAGATAGTTCTACGGCTCGTTTGGATACAGATTCACCACCAAACGAAACGGTAGGGCTGCGACGTCTAACCGAAGATACAGATACACCACTACGGTTAGAGAATCGTGTCTAAGTTCACCACCCAACGCGCCACGGTTGAGCTAGCATAGACGAATTAATTAACCCACAAACATGAGATAATTAACACAAGAAAAAATTCATTCTAAAACTCAGTGCCTTCATTGATTGTCCTTTACCAAATACATATAGAAAATATAAAACAAACTGGTGATAACCTACCACTACTCACGAACAAATCTAGTACTACATTTTAAGCTAAAAGTACAATTAACTAAAGCATAAGAAATAAACTAAAATAAAGTGCTAGACCTTTTTTAAGCAAAACATGGGGACATGGGGTTGCATGGAGTGATCATGCATAACTGCTAAAATCTTCCAACGAGCCGACTGAAATATGTTGACCCACATTTTCTCCATCTGGGTCAGGTCGGGTCGGGTCGCGGGTCTACGGACTTGGATTTTTTTCACTCCAACCGGATCCGTTATGGATTGCCTATCACGTGGGGAACATGATCATGAAACCGTCCATAAAGGGTGGATGGGGATCGCGAGACTGTAATTGTGCTCTATCTCAATCTTGTGAATGATTTGTTTTTGTCACTATAAAACGTTTATCATGTAAAATTCTAGTGTTGTTGGTGTCAAATAATGAATGTTGTGTCTCCCTAAAGTGTAAAGTCACTATTGTACCTTCCAAATGTGTTTTTGGACCAGTTAGCCACACATGGGTCTAGTCAATGGATTATTCTTAGTACACTGTGTTAATGAAGGGTCATTAGCTAACCAAACAATATGACGTTTCTTCTTTAGTATACACTGCATTAATGAAGGGTCATGATCATATTTATCTAATAAATGAACATTGAATTTATTACCCCTCTATCATTATTTGATAACTATTCTATGGCCATAATTACTCTTACTTGATAAACATAGGGTTTCCCCTTAGGTATACAAATAGAGATTACTAGAGAGGTTAAAGAGTTAATCGTTAATCACTAATCACAACATCAAGCAACATATAATtcgttcctctctctctctctctctctctctaaattcaTTAAATTTTCAACCTACGTAATCATCCTAAACGTACACCCTAAATGGGAATTCGATCAATCAAAAATATGTCTACGTCTATgatgttttaataaaaaaattgatcAACATATCATAGCATATCATTATCGTATATTTATATCTAAATAGCGTCCCAAACTAAAtgaatatgatttttttaaaataaacgaaatgtcaATTGTTAATCTTAACAGATTTGATTTGTTTGGTTTGTGTGATAATACATCATATTCATCTTGAGAATGAAACCACTAATCATAAACCTAACTTTGTTAttattaaaacaatatttatCTTGAACATTTAGTGTATCGTGAGGTGTTTGGGATTGACTTCAAAAACCAATTATATGACTTGTTTTAAATCAAAGTTTCAAATTAATGTACGGGCTATCTATATATTTTAGACTGAAATGATTAGTTTTGAATGCGTTATTAATTACATTTAAAATGCAATACCAATGTCTAGTCTAATTGAACAAGCCCATCCAGCGTGCTCAATTTATAAGCCCATGATAAACTAACAAAAACGAGTATCGTGTTGTAAATCATCGCTACCATAGAATCGCATGGGTATCCTAgtagttattattatattaagTTTTGTTATACTTCTTTTTGTCTAATATTTTAGTATATATGACTTGTTGTTTCTCATTTTAAGATTTGATTCATTTGTGTATAAATTGAGGAGACAGTGGTCACGTGAATTTCTACCTTCAAAATCACCTTTTTGCTTTTGGGACTCAAAATGCCCACTATCTCTTACTccagggtaaattacacttttcgtcattCGATAACTACATTCATAAtcttttatttggaaaactcagtACATCATTCGTCTTTTAGCACTAACAATGTTAAAatttttagttaattttattcacttaagggtagcatagtctttttacctaattatttatagtacaaataaaagaaaataataacaAATATAAATATCTCTTTTCTCTTTcactctctctcacacactttgaacacacacacactctctctctcaacAAACCATCAGCCATCACCatcaaacccaccaccaccacccaccaacaACCACCATCACCAAATCTGAAGCCTGGCTCCTACCACAATCACAAACCTTAATTACTTCCATCAGTAAATCTTCAAATCAAACACTAAGCAGATTGCATTCGTGTGATCACAAATTCGTTTCCTCTTTAAACTGCGAATTCAGATCACGTTTGCCATTAAAATCATCCAATATTACACGATGGAAGAATGTTATTTTCCGGTGAGCGGGTACAGATTCTCACCCAACATCTACAATATCCACAAGTCACACATATATCAAAAACACAATAATGTTAACAATATTTGTTTTCAAAGAAGCTAAGATGAAAAAGGACTTGCATTCCTTTACTCAGTTGGGAAAGCTTTTGCAAGTGCAGAGCTTCCACCAGCATCACTTAATTGCATCACATTCCCAGCATCATATGGATAAGAATCCATTGACCTGGAACAAGCTGATATCGGTGCCCAAAACCAGGCTATCCAAGTATTAccaaaaaaacagtaaaaataacTCTAAAGTAATTTTTTTCAGTCTTTCTTAAAAGTGTTATAGATAATAATCCCCAAATTAaccaaaaccctaacttcaatCCATTCCCAATGTTCATAATTTCATATCATCAACTACACCATTACAAATTAAACAAACaaccaccaaaaccaaaacccatttaaaaaaaaaaacaaaaaccccCCGTCGTCAACTGTCACCGGAATTTACCATAGAATATTCATCATCATCCTATCGAAACCCTAAGTCGAGATGGAGGGGTGTTCAGCAATGAATTTTTGGCAGCTGTGATGTTAAAGAAAATGGTGTAAGGTGTTTGTGCAGAGACGATGAACACAATGGTATTGGGTGACTGGTTTGGATGAGAAAACCACCACttagatggtggtggtggatgaaaTCTTGCAACGGAGGTTGATGGGGAGGGTGGTGGTGGATCTGGCCTGAAAAGTgcctggtggtggtggtggtggtggagaaaAGTTAAGAGATAGACAGGGAATTGAGAGAGGGAAAGAGAAGGGAGTTGTGAAAAAGAGAAAGAgttataagagcattcacatccattccatcaaATTTTTACCCTATATTACacaaaaaacactacattttctctcttctttttaattaaataatatttttatacctttatcattacctttttctctctcctccactcacaaccacttttaaaatatattaaaatattataggggtgaacagtgtcccctcaaatatacagatgaacagtaacattttctctcttctctactcacaaccagtttttacactttttatattataacaatcTCACTCACACAATATAAGGGGAAGAACTAGGTGGGAAAGGACATAAATGCCCTCATATGAGATCCATGTGACAATATTTAACGTTTAAAATTAATCTTATTAATGGTAAAGGACGAAAGATGTAATGAggtttccaaataaaggattgtgactgtaattattaaagttaaaggctatccattgcaattcgatacaaacatataggacgaaaaatgtaatttacccctTACTCTATCATGTGATCCAACTAGACTTCACTAGGGGACAACAAAAACTCCTGTCATAGTTGGTAATTGTGCaaatcctttttttttaaatcatgaGCACAACCAAATTGATATTAGGCACATGTGATCCAATCCCAAAGAGATGGAACATAACAAAA
This is a stretch of genomic DNA from Helianthus annuus cultivar XRQ/B chromosome 16, HanXRQr2.0-SUNRISE, whole genome shotgun sequence. It encodes these proteins:
- the LOC118488465 gene encoding uncharacterized protein LOC118488465; this encodes MVVRRILNSSLDHKGEFQRETIFQTRCTVAGKVCTMIVDGGCCTSIASQTLVSKLKLATVPHPSPYILEWLNEGEGRPWLFDRRVIHDGFKNTYSFVHNNRKITLTPITPARSALNEFQPIKEQVAITDDDCDNGTPREDGSNIEFLVFKELKNKKEDDGGQLTQMNSNVFSKSSAENALDVLTKSDSNNEALNQISVVPTLTPTMSLIKLYGYCPQEIVRVLDCVFTIMGTLHGNIQINNNGVHYMKEIPPEPPPKQGVQHKILSHAMNHLLWYPSQFRFKLYAIGYPPEIPPEPPPDFSFPSLRTNFLKDEENDRQSITDPVGVKKIQVRRPATRPDLTQMEKMWVNIFQSARWKILAVMHDHSMQPHVPMFCLKKV